One Lepus europaeus isolate LE1 chromosome 7, mLepTim1.pri, whole genome shotgun sequence DNA segment encodes these proteins:
- the LOC133764230 gene encoding olfactory receptor 9G4 produces the protein MENRTFLTEFILVGFSADPRWQLILFGVFLMLYLLTLSGNTTLVILIWMDSRLHTPMYFFIGNLSFLDFWYTSVYTPKILATCVSEDKRISLAGCGAQLFFSCAVAYTECYLLAAMAYDRHAAICNPLLYSSIMSTSLCTRLVAGSYVGGLLNAIAHTANTFRLHFCGKNIIDHFFCDAPPLVKMSCTDTRVYEKVLLGVVGFTVLSSILVILISYFNILLAILRIRSASGRWKAFSTCASHIISVMFFYGSLLFMYSRPSSTYSLEKDKVAALFYTVLNPLVNPLIYSVRNKDVKEAFRKATQSIYPQS, from the coding sequence ATGGAAAATCGCACTTTCCTGACTGAATTCATCCTGGTGGGCTTCTCAGCAGACCCCCGCTGGCAGCTGATTCTATTTGGAGTATTTCTGATGCTGTATTTATTAACTTTGTCAGGCAACACGACCCTTGTTATCCTAATCTGGATGGATTCCCGCCTGCATACACCTATGTACTTTTTCATTGGCAACCTTTCCTTTTTGGATTTCTGGTACACCTCTGTGTACACCCCCAAAATCCTGGCCACCTGTGTCTCAGAAGACAAACGCATCTCCTTGGCTGGATGTGGGGCCCAGCTATTCTTTTCCTGTGCCGTTGCCTACACTGAGTGCTATCTCCTGGCAGCTATGGCATATGACCGCCATGCGGCCATCTGTAACCCACTGCTTTATTCAAGTATCATGTCCACGTCGCTGTGTACTCGGCTTGTTGCTGGCTCCTATGTAGGGGGATTGCTAAATGCCATAGCCCATACTGCCAACACGTTCCGCCTGCATTTCTGTGGTAAAAACATCATTGACCACTTTTTCTGTGATGCACCACCATTGGTAAAAATGTCCTGTACAGACACCAGAGTCTATGAAAAAGTTCTGCTCGGTGTGGTTGGCTTCACAGTTCTCTCCAGCATTCTTGTCATCCTGATTTCCTATTTCAACATCCTGCTGGCTATCCTGAGGATCCGCTCAGCCTCAGGGAGGTGGAAGGCCTTCTCTACTTGTGCATCCCACATCATCTCAGTCATGTTCTTTTATGGGTCTTTGCTCTTCATGTATTCCAGACCTAGCTCCACCTACtctttggagaaagacaaagtggCTGCCCTGTTCTATACGGTGCTCAATCCTCTGGTCAACCCTCTCATCTACAGCGTAAGAAACAAAGACGTCAAAGAGGCCTTTAGGAAAGCAACACAAAGCATATATCCACAATCATGA